ATCCTGGAGTCGGCGGCCGAGGCGGGCAAGGAAGCCGTCACCGTGATCACCGAAGCCGCGGGCGACCCGCCGCCCGGTGTGGTGCTCGTGGTGCTGCACTCGGGTGGTGGCCGCGCGAAAGCTTTGGTCCCCGCGCTCCAGAAAGCCGGTGCCGTCCAGCACGATTGCGCGAAACTGACCAAGTCTGCCGAGCGGGTGGAGTTCGTCCGGGGCGAGTTCCGCAACGCGGGCGTGCGCGTCGCCGGCGACGTGGTGCAGGCGATGTTGGAGTCCATCGGCTCCGATCTGCGCGAGCTCGCGGCGGCGTGTTCGCAGCTCGTCGCCGACACCGGTGGCAAGATCGATGTCGCCGCCGTCCGCCAGTACTACTCGGGCAAGGCCGAGGTATCCGGGTTCGACGTGGCCGAACTCGCCGTCGCCGGTGACCGTTCCGGTGCGATGGAGGCGTTGCGCTGGGCGAACGATCGCGGCGTCCCGCACGTGCTGCTCGCCGACGCCCTCGCCGATTCGGTGCACACCATCGCCCGCGTCGGCTCCGCGGGCCGCGGCGACCCGTTCAAACTGGCGCAGCAGCTGGGCATGCCGCCGTGGAAGGTCAAAAAGGCGCAGGCGCAAGCCCGCAACTGGACCCCCGCCACCATCGGCTCCGCCCTCCAGGTGGTCGCGACGTTGAACGCCGACGTCAAAGGCGGTGCCGCCGACGCGAGCTATGCCCTCGAACACGCCCTCACCCGCATCCTCGACCTGCACTCCGCAAACTGACCCGCGCGCACTGGAATACGCTGCGGCTCAGCTGAACTCGTAGGAGAACTGAGAGACCCGGAACGACTTGTTCCCCAGACTGCATCGGATGCCGTCGACAGCGCTGGTGCAGGTGAAACCGTCGTAGGTGACCGAGGAACCGTACTCCAGCACGGCACCGCTCCAGCCGATGGTGCCACCGCCGCCACAGTCGAAACCCGCGCCCTCGGCCGCGCTGAGATGGAAGACTTTGCCGTAGTAATGCGAAGTCGGCGTGCCGTCCGGAAAATAGCACCGAGCCGGCCGCTCCGGCGGCGTGTAGTCGTATTTCTGTATTTCGCAGCGGACGTACCCGGCGCCGTTGAACTCTTTCCCGAAGATCGCGCAGGAGATATTGCCGCTGGGGGAGGTGAAAAAGACCGAGTCGTCCGCGTGCGCGGTCCCGGTGAGGGCTGCTGTGGTCAAGCCTGCCGTGCAGGCGGCGGCAGCGAGAAGGCTGACCGTGCGAATCGTCATGCGGGCAGCATGCGCGAAAAGCCTTGGCGTGAACTTAAAGTCGAGTTAAGGCTGAGGCCGTACCCGTGTCGCTCGCTGCCTGGTCGCATCGAGTCCCCGAACGTGATCGGGCACCGTGGACGATCACCGGAAAGCAGACGATCGGCTGCGGACACTGGAGATTGCCCCAGCGCTCGGCGCGTACCAAACATGGATGCCAAATGTGTGCTGCAACACAGTAGGCGGTTGTCGGAACGTAGTGTTCGGTTCGGGTTCGCGTCGCGCCACCCGCTTCGATCCGCAGTGGCCCGTGACGGCGAACTGAGCCGTAACGAGCGTTTTGTCCCGACTTCGCGCCACAGCTGGAAGTGCTGAGCATGCTCTGCCGGGGTCCGCTCGCACGCCCTCGACCAGCGCGTTAGCCGAAATTAGCAAATTGCTGGTTACTGATTTCGTGTCAGACTTGACGGGGTTATGGATGAACACTCGGCACCGGTCCTTCCGGTCGACGAATCCCGGCGGGCTCGTGTGCGGCACTCTCGACGGTCGATTCGGAATGTGCATGAGCGACCGGCTCGCCGGGTCGGGCGGATCGTGCTGAAGGTCGTCATCGGCGGGTTGTCGACGGCGATGCTCGCGGGGACTGCGGTCGGTTGGGCGACGGAGGCCAGGTTCGATCGAGGATTCACCAGATCGGCGGCGCTGGGCGTGGACGCGCCGCATTCGCTCGCCGGGGACATGAATGTTCTGCTGATCGGCCTGGATACCCGAAAAGACCAGGACGGCAACGACTTGCCGACGGAGATCCTCGATCGACTGCACGCGGGCGACGGGGAAGAAGGCGGCTACAACGCCAACACGCTGATCCTGGTACACATCCCTGCGGACCTGAAAAAGATTGTGGCGGTATCGATTCCGCGCGACGACTACGTCTCGGTGTCCGGCATCCCGGGCTACACCAAAGCCAAGATCAAGGAAGCGTACGGCCTGAAGAAGGCCGCGGTGCAGGACCAGTTGATCAACCAGGGGATGACCGACCAGAAAAGCCTGGAGCGGGCGGGCCGGGAAGCGGGCCGGGCGTCGGTCGTGCAGGCGGTGCGCGATCTGACCGGCGTGCCGATCGATCGGTTCGCCGAGGTGACCCTCGCCGGCTTCTACGATCTCGCCGAGACCCTAGACGGCGTCGAGGTGTGCCTGAATCAACCGGTGCGGGACCTCGAGTATTCGGGAGCGGATTTCCCGGCCGGGCGGCAGCGGCTCGATCCGGCGCAGTCGCTCGCCTTCGTGCGCCAACGCCACGGCCTAAAGAACGGCGATCTCGACCGCACCCACCGCCAGCAGGCGTTCCTCACCTCGGTGGCGCTCGATCTGCGCCGCTCGGGCACGTTCACCGACCTGCGCAAACTGAACGCGCTGATGGACGTCGCGCACCGCGACATCGTCCTGTCCGACGGCTGGAACGTCACCGACTTTCTGCGCACCCTCGGCACCGCGGGCAGCCCCGCCGTCGAGTTCCGCACACTTCCGGTGCTGCGCTACGACTCCATCAACGGCCAGGACGTCAACATCGTCGACCCGGCCGCCATCCGCCGCGAGGTCCGGATCGCCTTCGGTGAGCCGGACCCCGCTACCGCTTTGTTCAAATCCGAACCCCCGCTAGGGAGCCCGACTACCACCGAAACCGCCGATCCCGCACCGGATGTCGGCAAACCGGTGCAGGCCGCGATCGCCAGCGACACCATCCCCTGCGTGAACTGAGCCGCGCCCGACGGCTCGGCTCACACGCGGGCTTGAACTTTCAGATCGCCGGACACCACATTCCGGGTCATCGTCCGGGCCAGCATGTCGTGCGGGAACCCGAGTTCGATCGCGCTGACCTGTTCCAGGCGGGCCAGCTGTCCGGCGTCGAACTCGACGTCGAGCGCGCCGAGGTTGTCCTCCAGCTGGGCGGCGGTCCGCGCGCCGATGATCGGCGCGGTCACCCCGGGGTTGCGCAGCGTCCACGCCAGCGCGACCTGCGCGGGCGACCTGCCGAGCTCGCCGGCCACGTCCTTGACCACGTCGGCGATGTCGAGCGTCCGTTCGGTGAGCGAACCCTGTGCGGCCGCAACGTTTTTGCGGCTGCCCTCCGGTGAGCTCTCGGCGTCGTGTGCGAGGTCGGCCCGGCTGTACTTGCCGGTGAGCACGCCGCTGGCGAGCGGTGACCAGGGGATGACGCCGAGCCCCAGCTCCCGTGCCATCGGGATGAGGTCGCGTTCGACAGTCCGCTCGGCCAGGTTGTATTCGATCTGCAGGGCGATGAGCGGCGACCACCCGCGCAGGTCGGCGATCGTCTGCATGCGTGCGACCTGCCAGGCGGGCGCATCCGAGATACCGACGTAGAGCACCTTGCCCGCCCGCACGAGATCGTCCATGCCGCGCAGGATTTCGTCGACCGGCGTGTGGAAGTCCCAGGCGTGCAAGTAGAGCAGATCGATGTAGTCGGTGTTCAGCTTGCGCAGGCTCGCTTCGACCGAGGCGAACATGCTCTTGCGGTGGTTCCCACCGGAATTGGGGTCGCCCGCTCGTCGCAGCATGGTGTATTTCGTTGCCAGCACCAGGCTTTCACGGTTGTTCGCGGTGAATTCGCCGAGCAGTTGCTCGGAGGTGCCGTTGGTGTACATGCT
This genomic stretch from Nocardia brasiliensis ATCC 700358 harbors:
- the holA gene encoding DNA polymerase III subunit delta, translating into MSTPAPLHLVLGDEELLVERAIGAVTAQVRETAPDADAVPVDRMRAGDASTAELAELLSPSLFAEDRVIILESAAEAGKEAVTVITEAAGDPPPGVVLVVLHSGGGRAKALVPALQKAGAVQHDCAKLTKSAERVEFVRGEFRNAGVRVAGDVVQAMLESIGSDLRELAAACSQLVADTGGKIDVAAVRQYYSGKAEVSGFDVAELAVAGDRSGAMEALRWANDRGVPHVLLADALADSVHTIARVGSAGRGDPFKLAQQLGMPPWKVKKAQAQARNWTPATIGSALQVVATLNADVKGGAADASYALEHALTRILDLHSAN
- a CDS encoding DUF6636 domain-containing protein translates to MTIRTVSLLAAAACTAGLTTAALTGTAHADDSVFFTSPSGNISCAIFGKEFNGAGYVRCEIQKYDYTPPERPARCYFPDGTPTSHYYGKVFHLSAAEGAGFDCGGGGTIGWSGAVLEYGSSVTYDGFTCTSAVDGIRCSLGNKSFRVSQFSYEFS
- a CDS encoding aldo/keto reductase, giving the protein MSGARTLDTYRLLGRSGLRVSPLSLGTMTFGADWGWGADQDEARKIFDTYVDRGGNFIDTASMYTNGTSEQLLGEFTANNRESLVLATKYTMLRRAGDPNSGGNHRKSMFASVEASLRKLNTDYIDLLYLHAWDFHTPVDEILRGMDDLVRAGKVLYVGISDAPAWQVARMQTIADLRGWSPLIALQIEYNLAERTVERDLIPMARELGLGVIPWSPLASGVLTGKYSRADLAHDAESSPEGSRKNVAAAQGSLTERTLDIADVVKDVAGELGRSPAQVALAWTLRNPGVTAPIIGARTAAQLEDNLGALDVEFDAGQLARLEQVSAIELGFPHDMLARTMTRNVVSGDLKVQARV